AAAATTCAATACTGTTTCTTATTTTAGTGTTTTTTCATGCATGTATTCAAGGGCGGAGCCAGGTAGGGGGATGGACCTTCTCCGGCATAAAATTACACtgtttatacatggttaaatcTACTTATTATGTAGATATAATAGATATTGAAACCCCTTTTAACTTTTTTGTGAACCTCTTTAGTGAAAATTCTAGCTCCGCcattatatgtatttatgtctACCTTGAAGATACTGAGTTCAAATGAACACGCATTGTTTAAAAACTCCACCCCTCCATGTTTTGCAGGTGTGACAAGAATGGTGATGGGAAACTATCAGAAGAAGAGGTCAAGGAGGTGAGAAAAACATACAAGTGAATATGTTCTTTCTTAATTTTGGGAGTCAAACTACTTAATACTTTTTTGTGAAAGGTTCTAGTGATGAGTGCTGCAGCCAACAAATTGACAAACTTCAAGAAACATGCAGCAACACATGCAGCTTTAATCATGGAAGAGTTTGATCCTGATCATTTAGGATATATTGAGGTAAAATTCCACTCAAAGTTGCCATCTTTCTATAcaactcttcttctttttgtttttaaaatcttCAACTTTGGAACAGCTATGGCAACTTGAATCTCTACTAAGAGGAATGGTTGGATCAGAAGATGAGAAAAAGAACTTGAAGAGATCACAAACACTAGCAAAAACCATGATCCCTAGACAATATAGAACTCCAGTGAGCAAATTTTTTAGCAAAACTTCAGAGAAGATACATGATAACTGGAAAAGAATTTGGGTCGTAACGTTGTGGTTGTCCATTAATCTGATACTATTTATATGGAAGATTCAACAATTTAAGGGGAGAGAAGCCTTCAAGATTATGGGACATTGTGTCTGTTTAGCTAAAGCTGCAGGGGAAACTCTCAAGTTCAATATGGCTCTAATTCTCCTTCCAGTCTGCAGAAGAACTCTTACTCAGCTTAGAGAATCTTTCCTTGGTTCTATTATACCTTTTGATGATAACATCAATTTTCACAAAATGGTTGCCTTAGGAATTACTGTAGGGGCCTTTATTCATGTATTGTTTCACACAACTTGCAACTTTGTGAAGTTAGCGTCCTGCCCAGAGAGTAAATTTATGACAATTCTTGGAAGCAATTTTGGCTACGATCAACCAACTTACATGGATCTGGTAGCATCTGTTCCAGGCGTAACGGGGATACTAATGACCCTTTTCATGCTTTTCTCCTTCACACTGGCAACACATTCGTTCCGAAGGAATGTCATCAAATTGCCATGGTCATTTCATCATTTGGCAGGatttaatgcattttggtatGCACATCATCTGCTGATATTCGTATACGTGCTCTTGATCCTCCACGGCTACTTCATATTCCTTACCAAAGAATGGTACAAAAAGACGGTATGTCCACTTGCATTTTGGTAACCTTATCACACTTGTTAACCTGGTATTGAAAGAAGTACTAGTAGTAGGTTTACTTTGATAAACTGCAAATATTATGCACATAAATCATATTGTTGTCCAAATGCTGTGGAAAAGCAAAAGCTTCAACAATGTAGCATGAATATAACCTCTATACTCTTGACAGCTAGTTCAATGTTTCTTCATATTAGTTAAAGAAATTTCTATCGAAAAGTCATGATTGAATGAGCAAGAATACCTCTGATATGCAGACATGGATGTATCTTGCAGTCCCAGTACTTCTATATTCTACAGAAAGAGTTCTTATCATCAATGAGAACCGCTACCACGTGAACGTCCAAAAGGTTTTAGTTTCAAGAAATTTACATCAATTTATGAAAAACTCTTGGTAATTGCAAAAGTTCTAATATTCAGCTTCATTTCTGTGTCGCAAAACAAAAAATGCAGGCTGTTATATATACAGGGAATGTACTAGCACTATATATGACTAAACCTCCAGGATTCAGGTACAAGAGCGGAATGTACCTGTTCGTTAAATGTCCAGATATATCAAACTTCGAATGGTAATTGAAGCACAAATTCTCATCAAACATATTCAATACTGTCAATATCCTTGTGCTAAGAAATTTCTATATCTCT
This region of Solanum dulcamara chromosome 9, daSolDulc1.2, whole genome shotgun sequence genomic DNA includes:
- the LOC129904725 gene encoding putative respiratory burst oxidase homolog protein H isoform X2, which codes for MSAAANKLTNFKKHAATHAALIMEEFDPDHLGYIELWQLESLLRGMVGSEDEKKNLKRSQTLAKTMIPRQYRTPVSKFFSKTSEKIHDNWKRIWVVTLWLSINLILFIWKIQQFKGREAFKIMGHCVCLAKAAGETLKFNMALILLPVCRRTLTQLRESFLGSIIPFDDNINFHKMVALGITVGAFIHVLFHTTCNFVKLASCPESKFMTILGSNFGYDQPTYMDLVASVPGVTGILMTLFMLFSFTLATHSFRRNVIKLPWSFHHLAGFNAFWYAHHLLIFVYVLLILHGYFIFLTKEWYKKTTWMYLAVPVLLYSTERVLIINENRYHVNVQKAVIYTGNVLALYMTKPPGFRYKSGMYLFVKCPDISNFEWHPFSITSAPDDDYLSVHIRTLGDWTTELRTRFQKACQATQSRTRSLIRMETKAYNPKDSEQSQAEFPKIIIKGPYGAPAQNYKKYDILLLVGLGIGATPFISIIKDILNQESGYNQQDDESSSKKGPQRAYFYWVTREQGSFDWFKGVMDDIAEHDENEVIEMHNYLTSVYEEGDARSALITMVQSLQHAKNGVDVVSESRIRTHFARPNWKRVFAQLAASHPSSRIGVFYCGSPTLTKPLKKLCQEFSLNSSTRFNFHKENF
- the LOC129904725 gene encoding putative respiratory burst oxidase homolog protein H isoform X1 gives rise to the protein MAEDPLENAGTGRKKMVRIESGAARGFKSLHFLDKTTGKEADAWKSVEKRFHQNAVNGILFKDKFGPSIGMESKEFAEELFDTMARRKKINAENGITIEELREFWDDISTQCPDTRLHIFFDMCDKNGDGKLSEEEVKEVLVMSAAANKLTNFKKHAATHAALIMEEFDPDHLGYIELWQLESLLRGMVGSEDEKKNLKRSQTLAKTMIPRQYRTPVSKFFSKTSEKIHDNWKRIWVVTLWLSINLILFIWKIQQFKGREAFKIMGHCVCLAKAAGETLKFNMALILLPVCRRTLTQLRESFLGSIIPFDDNINFHKMVALGITVGAFIHVLFHTTCNFVKLASCPESKFMTILGSNFGYDQPTYMDLVASVPGVTGILMTLFMLFSFTLATHSFRRNVIKLPWSFHHLAGFNAFWYAHHLLIFVYVLLILHGYFIFLTKEWYKKTTWMYLAVPVLLYSTERVLIINENRYHVNVQKAVIYTGNVLALYMTKPPGFRYKSGMYLFVKCPDISNFEWHPFSITSAPDDDYLSVHIRTLGDWTTELRTRFQKACQATQSRTRSLIRMETKAYNPKDSEQSQAEFPKIIIKGPYGAPAQNYKKYDILLLVGLGIGATPFISIIKDILNQESGYNQQDDESSSKKGPQRAYFYWVTREQGSFDWFKGVMDDIAEHDENEVIEMHNYLTSVYEEGDARSALITMVQSLQHAKNGVDVVSESRIRTHFARPNWKRVFAQLAASHPSSRIGVFYCGSPTLTKPLKKLCQEFSLNSSTRFNFHKENF